The sequence GTACAGTCCTCCGTACTGGTTCCACAGTGGCTGAATCAGCTCGAGTTCGACGATGCGCTTGGCCCCTGTGAGCGCGAGCAGTGGCTGAACAGGAAGGCTCATGAAAACTCCAATAAAAAACCCGGCACCAGGCCGGGTTTAATTCGAACAGAACCCTTAGTCCTGGCTCTCTACGTTGTGGTAGACCTGCTGAACATCGTCGCAGTCTTCCAGCATCGCCAGGAACTTCTCCAGGCGTGCCACGTCTTCACCCTCGACCGTGGTGTAGGTCTGGGGGATGAAGGTGATCTCTTCAACGGAGAATTTGATGTCGCCGAAGGCCTCAACCAGTGCGGTCTTGGTCTTGAAAAACTCGGTGTGAGGGGCGAACACGGTGACGGTGCCATCTTCCACTTCGACGTCGGTGACATCAACGTCGGCCATCATCAGGGCTTCCAGCACCGCGTCTTCGTCGTCGCCTTCAAACGCCAGCACTGCCTGGTGGTCGAACATATGGGCAACGGCGCCAGGGGCACCAATCTTGGAATCGGTCTTCACGAAGCACTGGCGCACCTCGGTAAAGGTACGGTTGCCGTTGTCGGTCAGACAGTCAACGATCACCATGCAGTTACCCGGACCAAAACCTTCGTAGCGGGCTGGGGCGTAGTCTTCGCCGGCACCACCAGTGGCTTTGTCGATGGCCTTCTCGATGACGTGAGCAGGAACCTGGTCCTTCTTGGCCTTGTCGATCAATCGGCGCAGGGAGAGGTTAGCATCGGGATCGGGGCCGCCGTTCTTGGCGCTCACGTAGATCTCTTTTCCGTACTTGGAGTACACCTTGGTCTTTGCCGCTGCGGTCTTTGCCATGGACAGCTTGCGGACTTCGAAACTTCTTCCCATAAGGATCGGCTCTGTCTAGTCAGTCAAACAAATTTGGTGACCGCCGATGATACCAGCTTGAGCCCAAGCCTCAAACGCCATGGGGGCTTTTTGTGGCCTGACCGTGCCTGTCCTGCTCCGAGCGCCGAGATTTTCGCCGCCACGCCCCCTGAATCTCGCTCACGCCGCAGTGCCGGCCAAACAGCGACTGTAGCCATTTCGTTACACCTTAAATCAGCGCTAATACTTTAGTTTTATCAGGCTCATGTATTGCTGAAATTACGCTTGGAATGAAATGGTTACACTGTTATGGTTCGGCAACAGCCATTGGGGTTCACCCACAGAACAGAAGTAGTGCAGGAGCAGGAAATGAGTCGCTTTGAATTTGCCCCCATGCCCGATGAACAGGGCTTCTTTGGTCCCTTCGGCGGACAGATCATCCCACCGGACCTGAAACAGGTGATGGATGAGATTAATCTGGCCTACGAGGAGATCCGTCAGACCGACGCGTTTCAACAGGAGCTGATGCAGCTGTTCCAGGACTACGTGGGCCGTCCCAGCCCCATTTATCATGCCCAGCGCCTGAGCGATCAGCTCGGTGGCGCCCAAATCTACCTGAAGCGGGAAGATCTGAACCACACCGGTGCCCATAAGATTAACCACTGCCTTGGCGAAGCCCTGCTGGCCAAGTACATGGGCAAGAAGAAGGTGATCGCCGAAACCGGTGCCGGTCAGCACGGCGTTGCCCTGGCAACCGCTTGTGCCCTGGTGGGGATCCCCTGTGAGATCCACATGGGGCAGGTGGACATCGAGAAGGAACACCCCAACGTCACCAAGATGAAGATCCTCGGCTGCGATCTGGTTCCGGTGACTCAGGGCACCGCGACCCTTAAGGACGCCGTCGACAGCGCCTTTGTGGCTTACATGGAGAACCCCAGAGACTACATCTATGCCATTGGCTCTGTGGTTGGTCCCCATCCGTTTCCCAAGATGGTGCGCGACTTTCAAAGCATCATCGGCCGCGAAGCACGCCAACAGTTCCAGGAGCGTCATCAGCAGCTGCCCGATGTGATCTCCGCCTGTGTCGGTGGCGGCTCCAACGCCATCGGTCTGTTTACCGCCTTCCTCGGCGATGACGATGTGCGCATCGTTGGAGTGGAGCCTGCCGGCAAGGGGCTGGATACCCCGGATCACTCCGCCACCCTGACCCTGGGTACCCCGGGAGAGCTTCACGGCTTCAAGTGCTATGTGCTGCAGGACGAATCCGGTGAGCCTCTGCCGGTTCACTCCATTGCGTCTGGCCTGGACTACCCAGGTGTGGGGCCTCAGCACTGCTACCTGAAGGAGCTGGAGCGGGTAGAGTACGACACTGTGACCGACAAGGAGTGTCTGGAAGCCTTTATGACCCTCTCCCGGGTAGAGGGGATCATTCCTGCCCTGGAAAGTGCTCACGCCGTAGCCTGGGCCATGAGAGAAGCCACACGCCTGCCCAAGGATCAGAAGATTTTGGTGAATCTCTCCGGTCGAGGCGACAAAGACGCCGATTATGTGGCTGAGAAACTCGGCCTGTAACCAGCACCCAAAGAGCGGCCTTAACCCGGGCCGCTCTTGTCCTCATCCACTCCGGGGCGCGTCAGCTCCATCTGCAACTGCTCGGACAACAGGCCCATCAGGGTTTCATCCTGAGTCATCAGCTTTTTAACCAGCTGCACCTCCAGCCAGCCGATTTTACACAGGTTCCGCCCCCGGTAGCTGGCCTGAGCCTGGCCACTTTCCAGGACAGATAACGCCACCATCTCACCGGGCGTCAGTATCTTGAGCCTGGTGGACCCGGCCATTCGCCAGCGCGCCTCGACACTGCCCTCGACCACCACACCAATGCTACCCAGTTCCGTTCCCGCCTCGAGAATGAGGTCGCCGTCGCCGTAGCTGGTGATCACCAAGGCGTCGTGCAGCGCCTTGCGGCTGGACTCCCTGCAGCGCCTGGCCCAGGGAAACAGCTTAAGGGGGCGCTCTGCGTCCGGCTGTTCCATCATCGAGGTTCTTTGCAGCTTGTGCATGCGT is a genomic window of Ferrimonas sp. YFM containing:
- a CDS encoding YebC/PmpR family DNA-binding transcriptional regulator, with amino-acid sequence MGRSFEVRKLSMAKTAAAKTKVYSKYGKEIYVSAKNGGPDPDANLSLRRLIDKAKKDQVPAHVIEKAIDKATGGAGEDYAPARYEGFGPGNCMVIVDCLTDNGNRTFTEVRQCFVKTDSKIGAPGAVAHMFDHQAVLAFEGDDEDAVLEALMMADVDVTDVEVEDGTVTVFAPHTEFFKTKTALVEAFGDIKFSVEEITFIPQTYTTVEGEDVARLEKFLAMLEDCDDVQQVYHNVESQD
- the trpB gene encoding tryptophan synthase subunit beta — protein: MSRFEFAPMPDEQGFFGPFGGQIIPPDLKQVMDEINLAYEEIRQTDAFQQELMQLFQDYVGRPSPIYHAQRLSDQLGGAQIYLKREDLNHTGAHKINHCLGEALLAKYMGKKKVIAETGAGQHGVALATACALVGIPCEIHMGQVDIEKEHPNVTKMKILGCDLVPVTQGTATLKDAVDSAFVAYMENPRDYIYAIGSVVGPHPFPKMVRDFQSIIGREARQQFQERHQQLPDVISACVGGGSNAIGLFTAFLGDDDVRIVGVEPAGKGLDTPDHSATLTLGTPGELHGFKCYVLQDESGEPLPVHSIASGLDYPGVGPQHCYLKELERVEYDTVTDKECLEAFMTLSRVEGIIPALESAHAVAWAMREATRLPKDQKILVNLSGRGDKDADYVAEKLGL